GCCAATTTATCAAGCTGGCCTGCCTCGCCGCCGCAACCGCGACGGCCCAGGCAAAGCCACCCACGGCCGAAGTCAACACCACCGGCCTCGCCGTCACGGATGACACCGTCACCGTCGGCCAACTTCACTCCGCCACCGGAACCATGGCGATCAGCGAAACAGGCTCCATCCAGGCCGAGCAGCTCGCCATCGATCAGATCAACGCCGCGGGCGGCGTCCTCGGGCGACAGATCAAAGTCATCAAAGAAGACGGTGCCAGCGATTGGCCCACTTTCGCGGAAAAGGCGAAGAAGCTTCTCGTCAGTGACAAAGTCGGCACCGTCTTCGGTTGCTGGACATCCGCCTCACGCAAGGCCGTTCTCCCCATCTTCGAGAAAGAAAAGGGGATGCTCTACTACCCCACCTTCTATGAAGGCCTCGAACAGTCGAAAAACGTGATCTACACCGGCCAGGAAGCCACCCAGCAGATCATCGCCGGACTCGATTGGATCGCCAAGGAAAAGGATGCCAAAACATTCTACCTCATCGGCTCCGATTACATCTGGCCGCGGACCTCCGCCAAGATCGCCCGCAAGCACATCGAGAACGTCCTCAAGGGCAAGGTCGTCGGCGAGGAGTTCTACGCCCTCGGCCACACCCAGTTCGGCTCGCTCATCAACAAGATCAAGCTCCGCAAGCCGGACGTCATCTATGCCATCGTCGTCGGCGGCTCGAACGTCTCGTTCTACAAACAGCTCAAGGCGGCCGGCATCACCAGTGACAAACAGACGCTGCTCACCATCTCTGTCACCGAAGACGAAGTCCTCGGAATCGGCGGTGAGAACCTCGTCGGTTTCTACTCCTCCATGAAGTACTTCCAAAGCCTCGACAACCCGAACAACGCCGCGTTCGTCAAGGCATTCAAAGACAAGTACGGCGCGGACTCCGTCATCGGTGACGTCACCCAGGCCGCCTACCTCGGCCCGTGGCTCTGGAAGGCGGCCGTCGAAAAAGCGAACAGCTTCGACATTGAGAAAATCGCCGCGGCTTCACCGGACATCGAACTCTCCACCGCTCCGGAAGGCTACGTGAAGATCCACCCGAACCATCACCTCTGGAGCAAGACCCGGATCGGCCAATGGGGCGCGAACGGACAAGCGAAAGTCCTCTACGAATCGGAACTCATCGAGCCCGATCCGTTCCCGAAAGGCTACCAATAGGAATCCATCGTGATTCCTGATTCCTGAACAAGACCAACATCCGGCCGGGGGGCGGTCCACGGAGCGCCCCCCTCTTTTTTCCAGGACACTGCTGTCCATTCCTCCAATTCCGCACGCCTCACCTTTATGGGAGAATACACCAACGAAGAATTACAGAGCATCCTGATCATGCAGGGCTTCTCCGGCCTCAGCCTGTTCAGCGTGCTCCTCCTCATGGGCCTCGGCCTCGCGCTCATCTTCGGCCAGATGGGCGTCATCAACATGGCCCACGGCGAATTCATGGCCCTCGGCGCCTACACCGTCTACTACTGCTCCACGCTCACCGAGAAATTCGCCCC
The window above is part of the Akkermansiaceae bacterium genome. Proteins encoded here:
- the urtA gene encoding urea ABC transporter substrate-binding protein codes for the protein MKINKLSQFIKLACLAAATATAQAKPPTAEVNTTGLAVTDDTVTVGQLHSATGTMAISETGSIQAEQLAIDQINAAGGVLGRQIKVIKEDGASDWPTFAEKAKKLLVSDKVGTVFGCWTSASRKAVLPIFEKEKGMLYYPTFYEGLEQSKNVIYTGQEATQQIIAGLDWIAKEKDAKTFYLIGSDYIWPRTSAKIARKHIENVLKGKVVGEEFYALGHTQFGSLINKIKLRKPDVIYAIVVGGSNVSFYKQLKAAGITSDKQTLLTISVTEDEVLGIGGENLVGFYSSMKYFQSLDNPNNAAFVKAFKDKYGADSVIGDVTQAAYLGPWLWKAAVEKANSFDIEKIAAASPDIELSTAPEGYVKIHPNHHLWSKTRIGQWGANGQAKVLYESELIEPDPFPKGYQ